A stretch of the Mycobacteroides immunogenum genome encodes the following:
- a CDS encoding class-II fumarase/aspartase family protein, which translates to MSGFLDAGLLSPVSAGTVAEAELADAAWLQAMLDAEVALACAQADIGVLPRAAADVIAKAAAAHDIDVRAVALSARETANPVVGLIKELTRVVGEIEPSAADYVHRGSTSQDIFDTGSMMVAKRVLELIAADLGYVGAALAELAVEHRGTVMAGRTLAVQAVPTTFGLKVSGWRELILEARARVLGVADALPVSLGGAAGTLAGYLAYAGPQGADPAAFVEKLTAAFARTTGLAVPGLPWHALRAPIADIGSIAAFVTGALGKFAVDVLTLSRTEIAEVAEPAPPGRGVSSAMPHKRNPVLATMIRSAALQVPALSVVLTQSLLSEDERSAGGWHAEWLVVRECLRLTGGAAQTAVELSRGLQVRADRMSENLALLGGQPSAERLSAALTPQLGKGPAKAVVTEVVDEAVARGLSLREASLARPEIIAWLSAVEIDELLDPATYTGAAGQLVAEAIAPRF; encoded by the coding sequence GTGAGCGGGTTCCTGGATGCCGGGCTGTTGTCGCCGGTCAGCGCGGGCACCGTCGCCGAGGCCGAACTGGCCGACGCGGCCTGGTTGCAGGCGATGCTCGACGCCGAGGTTGCGCTGGCCTGCGCGCAGGCCGATATCGGGGTGCTGCCGCGAGCGGCGGCTGATGTCATCGCCAAGGCGGCGGCTGCACACGATATCGACGTCCGCGCGGTAGCGCTCTCGGCGCGGGAGACGGCGAACCCTGTCGTCGGCCTGATCAAGGAGCTGACCCGGGTCGTGGGAGAGATCGAGCCGAGTGCCGCCGATTACGTCCACCGTGGATCGACCAGCCAGGACATTTTCGATACCGGGTCGATGATGGTGGCCAAGCGGGTACTGGAGTTGATCGCGGCGGACCTGGGCTATGTGGGCGCGGCGCTCGCCGAGCTGGCGGTGGAGCACCGTGGCACCGTGATGGCGGGCCGCACGCTGGCGGTGCAGGCCGTGCCGACGACGTTCGGGCTCAAGGTGTCCGGGTGGCGCGAGCTGATCTTGGAGGCGCGCGCGCGTGTACTCGGGGTGGCGGATGCGCTTCCCGTGTCGCTCGGGGGTGCTGCGGGAACGCTTGCCGGATATCTCGCGTACGCGGGACCGCAGGGCGCCGATCCCGCGGCGTTCGTCGAGAAACTGACCGCTGCATTCGCCCGCACGACGGGTTTGGCCGTACCTGGACTGCCGTGGCATGCGCTACGCGCCCCGATCGCGGATATCGGCAGCATTGCCGCCTTTGTGACCGGGGCCCTCGGAAAGTTCGCGGTGGATGTGTTGACGTTGAGCCGCACCGAGATCGCGGAAGTGGCCGAGCCGGCCCCGCCGGGCCGGGGGGTGTCGTCGGCGATGCCACATAAAAGAAATCCGGTGTTGGCCACCATGATTCGCTCGGCGGCTCTGCAGGTTCCGGCGCTCAGCGTCGTGCTGACGCAGTCGCTGCTCAGCGAAGACGAGCGATCGGCCGGTGGCTGGCACGCCGAATGGTTGGTGGTGCGGGAGTGCCTACGCCTTACCGGCGGCGCGGCCCAGACCGCCGTGGAGCTGAGCCGCGGCCTGCAGGTGCGTGCTGACCGCATGTCGGAGAACCTGGCCTTGCTCGGCGGGCAGCCTTCGGCGGAGCGGCTGTCGGCGGCACTGACCCCGCAGCTGGGCAAAGGCCCTGCCAAGGCCGTCGTCACCGAGGTGGTGGATGAGGCTGTCGCGCGTGGCCTGAGTTTGCGCGAGGCAAGTCTGGCCCGGCCCGAGATCATCGCGTGGTTGAGTGCGGTCGAGATCGATGAACTGCTGGACCCTGCCACCTACACAGGAGCGGCAGGTCAGCTGGTTGCGGAGGCAATCGCGCCACGTTTCTGA